In Holophagales bacterium, one DNA window encodes the following:
- a CDS encoding right-handed parallel beta-helix repeat-containing protein, with product MTRAALLLLLPIARPALAGVVPVSTSAQLVAAIDAAVAGDVITLAPGTYAVAQSLLCDAPGTASAPIVVRAASPGTAEIRFDAVEGFKVSAPHWIFEDLVVRGVCALDDDCEHAFHLVGAADFTHIRNSRLLDFNAQVKGNGEGVPTVFPDDVVIEGCELANAAPRSTANPVTPIDVVGGRRWIVRANFIHDHQKAGGDQVSYAAFLKGNSRDGLFERNLVICERDHAGGVRLGLSFGGGGSGPDPICEDGVCSPEHQNGTMRNNLIVNCPQDVGIYLNEAFGTRLFHNTLIATTGIDVRFAASTAEIRGNLVSGSIRNRDGGTSTSSGNLTGVALAQFQAWFVDPLAADLTLVDGTAFVDQGTPLAAVPADYCANRRDDGSPDLGAVEYDGDGPCATALAGGHVDLFSDGLETGGTGAWRGRRP from the coding sequence CCCTCCTCCTGCTGCTGCCGATCGCCCGGCCCGCGCTTGCCGGCGTCGTCCCGGTGTCCACGTCGGCACAGCTCGTCGCGGCGATCGACGCCGCGGTGGCGGGCGACGTCATCACGCTGGCGCCCGGGACCTACGCGGTCGCTCAGAGCCTCCTCTGTGACGCGCCGGGGACGGCGTCGGCCCCGATCGTCGTGCGGGCCGCCAGCCCGGGCACCGCGGAGATCCGTTTCGACGCGGTCGAGGGCTTCAAGGTCTCGGCGCCTCACTGGATCTTCGAGGATCTCGTGGTGCGCGGCGTCTGCGCGCTCGACGACGATTGCGAGCACGCCTTCCACCTCGTCGGCGCCGCCGACTTCACCCACATCCGCAACAGTCGTCTGCTCGACTTCAACGCCCAGGTGAAGGGCAACGGCGAGGGGGTGCCGACCGTCTTCCCCGACGACGTGGTGATCGAAGGCTGCGAGCTCGCCAACGCGGCGCCGCGTTCGACCGCGAACCCGGTGACGCCGATCGACGTGGTCGGCGGCCGCCGCTGGATCGTCCGCGCCAACTTCATCCACGACCACCAGAAAGCCGGCGGCGACCAGGTGAGCTACGCCGCCTTCCTCAAGGGCAACTCGCGCGATGGGCTCTTCGAGCGCAACCTGGTGATCTGCGAGCGCGACCACGCCGGCGGCGTGCGACTCGGCCTCTCGTTCGGCGGGGGAGGATCAGGGCCCGACCCGATCTGCGAAGACGGCGTCTGCAGCCCCGAGCACCAGAACGGCACGATGCGCAACAACCTGATCGTCAACTGCCCGCAGGACGTCGGCATCTACCTCAACGAGGCGTTCGGGACGCGGCTCTTCCACAACACGCTGATCGCGACGACCGGCATCGACGTGCGCTTCGCCGCCTCCACTGCCGAGATCCGCGGCAACCTCGTCTCCGGTTCGATCCGCAATCGCGACGGCGGCACCAGCACCTCGAGCGGCAACCTCACGGGGGTGGCCCTCGCGCAGTTCCAGGCCTGGTTCGTCGACCCGCTCGCCGCCGACCTGACCCTGGTCGACGGCACGGCGTTCGTCGACCAGGGGACGCCGCTCGCCGCGGTGCCCGCCGACTACTGCGCCAACCGGCGGGACGACGGTTCGCCCGACCTGGGAGCCGTCGAGTACGACGGCGACGGCCCCTGCGCGACTGCGCTCGCGGGTGGCCACGTGGACCTCTTCAGCGATGGCCTCGAGACCGGCGGCACCGGGGCGTGGCGCGGCCGGCGACCGTGA
- a CDS encoding aromatic amino acid lyase, with amino-acid sequence MTIVLDGSSLTVPNLVRIARGGEKVELAPAALDRIRACRAVLEEKIDAHEIMYGVNTGIGEFSEVVLTDEQVKDFQRYLIYNHAAGIGDPAPVEYVRGAMAGRINVHAHGNSGCRPVITQTLVEMLNRGVTPVVCQKGSVGACGDLAPMSQIALLLLGEGEAWYKGERLPGHVAMQRAGIAIPGLMARDGLATINGSNLLTAMSAIHVHDIDRWLKQAEIACAMSLEALFANFKPYDTRLHRLRGFSGAVRSAQAIMKCVEGSDLLSGKIKTKVQDAYSMRSTPQVIGAAHDAVAYARAQIEIELNGVGDNPIFLPEERLTLTGANFQGTPVSLPMDMVGAAVTMVSVLSERRLNRLNHPALSVGLPAFLTKGAGMFSGLMLSQYTADSLIVEQRILSMPASIQSIPAAADQEDFVSMGMNTAIKTGQILDNAYGILGIELMAAAQALDFREFTPGRGVQAARRVVRTVVDHLDVDRPLYPDHTRMKQLVSSCAVLDEVEREIGPLA; translated from the coding sequence ATGACCATCGTTCTCGACGGATCGTCGCTGACGGTCCCGAATCTGGTTCGCATCGCCCGCGGGGGCGAGAAGGTGGAGCTGGCGCCGGCGGCGCTCGATCGTATCCGTGCCTGTCGTGCAGTGCTCGAAGAGAAGATCGACGCCCACGAGATCATGTACGGCGTCAACACCGGCATCGGCGAGTTCTCCGAAGTCGTGCTGACCGACGAGCAGGTGAAGGACTTCCAGCGTTATCTCATCTACAACCACGCCGCCGGCATCGGCGACCCGGCTCCGGTGGAGTACGTGCGCGGTGCGATGGCCGGACGGATCAACGTCCACGCCCACGGCAACTCCGGTTGCCGGCCGGTGATCACCCAGACGCTCGTCGAGATGCTCAATCGCGGGGTCACGCCGGTGGTCTGCCAGAAGGGGTCGGTCGGTGCCTGCGGCGATCTCGCCCCGATGTCGCAGATCGCCCTGTTGCTGCTCGGCGAGGGAGAGGCCTGGTACAAGGGCGAGCGGCTCCCCGGCCACGTGGCGATGCAGCGCGCCGGCATCGCGATCCCCGGCCTGATGGCCCGTGACGGTCTGGCGACGATCAACGGCTCGAACCTGCTCACCGCGATGAGCGCCATCCACGTCCATGACATCGACCGCTGGCTGAAGCAGGCCGAGATCGCCTGCGCCATGTCGCTCGAGGCGCTGTTTGCCAACTTCAAGCCCTACGACACGCGGCTGCACCGCCTGCGTGGCTTCTCCGGCGCGGTGCGCTCGGCGCAGGCGATCATGAAGTGCGTCGAGGGGAGCGACCTGCTCTCCGGCAAGATCAAGACGAAGGTGCAGGACGCCTACTCGATGCGCTCGACGCCGCAGGTGATCGGCGCGGCGCACGACGCGGTCGCCTACGCCCGCGCCCAGATCGAGATCGAGCTCAACGGCGTCGGCGACAACCCGATCTTCCTCCCCGAGGAGCGGCTGACCCTCACCGGCGCCAACTTCCAGGGGACGCCGGTTTCGCTGCCGATGGACATGGTCGGTGCCGCGGTGACGATGGTCTCGGTGCTTTCCGAGCGGCGACTCAATCGCCTGAACCACCCGGCGCTCTCGGTCGGCCTGCCGGCGTTCCTCACCAAGGGCGCGGGGATGTTCTCGGGGCTCATGCTCTCGCAGTACACCGCCGACTCGCTGATCGTCGAGCAGCGGATCCTCTCGATGCCGGCGTCGATCCAGTCGATCCCCGCCGCCGCCGACCAGGAGGACTTCGTCTCGATGGGGATGAACACGGCGATCAAGACCGGGCAGATTCTCGACAACGCCTACGGCATCCTCGGCATCGAGCTCATGGCGGCGGCCCAGGCGCTCGACTTCCGCGAGTTCACCCCGGGCCGCGGGGTGCAGGCGGCGCGCCGTGTGGTTCGTACCGTCGTCGACCATCTCGACGTCGACCGGCCGCTCTATCCGGACCATACTCGGATGAAACAACTGGTATCCTCATGTGCAGTACTCGACGAAGTCGAGCGCGAAATCGGTCCGCTCGCCTGA
- a CDS encoding MBL fold metallo-hydrolase, whose amino-acid sequence MARRHAFLLAAFVVPFAFGTTRAVATAPEEAASPASTAAREIAAGIHLVPGSFVPGRQPDGNSLLLVGPRGIVVVDSGRHDAHTERVLAAARALGAPIVAVVNTHWHLDHISGNAHLRQAFPDLRVLASGALDAASKGFLASSRRQLEQMIATAPDAATAAPWKAELARIASIPKLAPDEIVTASGERTLAGRTVRLVLETPAVTAGDLWVFDPATRVLIAGDLVTLPVPFLDTACPKGWRSALDHLATIDFQLLVPGHGPPMSRAAFETYRTAFGRLLDCAASTQPVESCATGWLHDAETLLDGADPSFTRELLDYYLGEVLRGDRSRLEALCKA is encoded by the coding sequence ATGGCACGACGCCACGCCTTCCTGCTCGCCGCCTTCGTCGTCCCTTTCGCTTTCGGCACGACCCGTGCCGTGGCAACCGCTCCGGAAGAAGCCGCAAGCCCGGCGTCCACCGCGGCACGAGAGATCGCGGCCGGCATCCATCTCGTCCCCGGGAGCTTCGTCCCCGGCCGCCAGCCCGACGGCAACAGCCTCCTGCTGGTCGGCCCTCGAGGAATCGTCGTCGTCGACAGCGGGCGACACGACGCGCACACCGAGCGGGTCCTCGCCGCCGCGCGGGCCCTCGGCGCCCCGATCGTCGCAGTGGTCAACACGCACTGGCACCTCGACCACATCAGCGGCAACGCGCACTTGCGGCAGGCCTTCCCCGACCTTCGCGTCCTTGCCAGCGGAGCGCTCGACGCGGCGAGCAAGGGCTTCCTGGCGAGCTCTCGACGGCAACTCGAGCAGATGATCGCGACCGCGCCGGATGCCGCGACCGCGGCCCCCTGGAAGGCTGAGCTGGCACGGATCGCGTCGATCCCCAAGCTGGCGCCCGACGAGATCGTCACGGCCTCCGGCGAGCGGACGCTGGCCGGGCGAACCGTGCGGCTGGTGCTCGAGACACCCGCTGTCACCGCGGGCGACCTCTGGGTCTTCGATCCCGCAACCCGCGTGCTGATCGCCGGCGATCTCGTCACCCTGCCGGTACCCTTTCTCGACACCGCCTGCCCGAAGGGCTGGCGGAGCGCGCTCGACCATCTCGCGACCATCGACTTCCAGCTCCTCGTCCCGGGGCACGGCCCGCCGATGTCGCGAGCCGCCTTCGAGACGTACCGGACGGCGTTCGGCCGGCTCCTCGACTGCGCCGCCTCGACGCAGCCGGTCGAGTCCTGTGCGACAGGCTGGCTCCACGACGCCGAGACGCTGCTCGATGGCGCCGATCCGTCCTTCACCCGCGAGCTTCTCGACTACTACCTGGGCGAGGTCCTGCGCGGCGATCGGTCCCGCCTCGAGGCCCTCTGCAAGGCCTAG
- a CDS encoding VOC family protein — translation MHVPPGFGRVTPHLFVDNAERFLDFLMAGLGGHETLRHLRPDGKVANAQVRFDDSTVMVSEATEDYPAMPSSFYLFVDDADRAMSRAIEHGATMVLAVADMPYGDRQGGVRDPHGNLWWISERLSADPYD, via the coding sequence ATGCACGTTCCGCCTGGATTCGGTCGCGTCACGCCCCACCTCTTCGTCGACAACGCCGAGCGCTTCCTCGACTTCCTGATGGCCGGGCTCGGCGGCCACGAGACGCTGCGGCACCTCCGTCCCGACGGGAAAGTCGCCAACGCCCAGGTCCGATTCGACGACTCGACGGTGATGGTGAGCGAAGCGACCGAGGACTATCCGGCGATGCCTAGTTCGTTCTACCTCTTCGTCGACGACGCCGATCGCGCCATGTCTCGCGCCATCGAGCACGGCGCGACGATGGTGCTGGCGGTCGCCGACATGCCCTACGGCGACCGCCAGGGCGGCGTACGCGATCCGCACGGCAATCTGTGGTGGATCTCCGAGCGCCTGAGCGCTGATCCCTACGATTGA